GTCGAGGTCGGATCGGGTGTAGCGCCAGTCGAAGGGGACCGCGGTCTGCTCGTAGCGTCGCTGGAAGCCAAGGAGGCGGCGCTCGACCTCGATGAGGTCACCGAAGTCGTTGGGGAGAGCACGTTGCGCTGGATCACCGAGAAATAGATTTCCACCTGATTCAGCCAGGATGCGTGGATGGGCAGGTGGACCAGGCGCAGGTTGCGCCACGCATCCTGGAGCCGGTCCACCGACGCCTGGCCGCGATGGGAGCTGCCGTTGTCGACCACCCAGAACACCCGCTCCGCCGAGGCGTAGGGCCCGGTGGTCATGACCTGCTCCACCAGCCGTCCGAACGGCTCGATCCCGGTCGTGGGCTCGCAGCGGCCGAACAGGCGCGCGTGGCCGACGTCCCAGGCGGCCAGGTAGGCCAGCGCGCCGCCGCGGTCGTCCTCGTGCCCGACCCGCAGCACCCGGGCCACCCCTGGCGGCAGGGTGGGGTGGCAGCGGCAGCGCGCCTGGACCGAGGGCTTCTCGTCCGCCGGGATGACATACTCGCCCGCACCCAGCGGCTCGCCGTCCAACCTTCGCTGGTAGAGGTCCAGCACCACGCCCGCCTTGGCGGCGAAGCCGGGGTCGCGGGGGGAGGTCCAGGAGCGGTGCTGCCACGGCCGGATCGCGTCCTCGACCAGCCAGCGGCGCAGCGTCGCGACCGACACCTCGCCGACCAGGCCGCTGGCCAGCAGCTCCAGGCGCAGCTCCGCCAGGCTCCAGCGGCCAGGCGGCACCCCACGGGTGGCGGGCAGCTCGCACGCGACCGCCTTGGCACAGGCCATGACCGCCGCGGGGAACGCCCGCGGGCGGCCCGGCCGCTTGCGGTCACGCAGGCCCGCGTACCCTTCGGTGCAGAACCGCTTGCGCCACTTGACCACGGTGTTGGGCGCGACCTGAAGCCGCCGGGCGATCAGCGCGTTGGACAGCCCGGCGGCGGCGTCCAGCACGGTCCTGGCCCGGACCACCTCCCTGAAGGGGGCTGCCTGCCGGCGGGCGCTGGGCTTGAGCGCGCGCCGCTCCGAGGCCCGCAGGGTGGTCTGGAACGGGCTGCGCCCGCCGCCTCGTGCCATCGTCTCGTCGACCTCCCGCCGCCTGGGCCGGCCCGGTGGCCGGCCGGGCGGGACCCTGCCACCGGGTTGGGGGATGATGGGCCCATGGCTGCCACGGTCCCCGAGTCGACCAAGACCTCCCTGCACCAGCGGCTCCTTGCCCGCGCGCGGGAGCGCTGGCCGCAGCTGGCCGACGTGCACGTACGCTTCCGCGGCCGCTTCGCCTACATCGACAGCGAGCTGCAAAGCGGCGAGGCCCGCCCGCTGTGCCGGCTGCGCTGTGCCGGCTCCGCCACCACCTGGGGGTTCGCCATCTACCTCGCCAGCCACGACGGCTACCAGGACCCGGTCCTGCCCAACGGCCTGCCCAGCGGTACCCCCGAGGAGGCCCTCGACTGCGCCTGCGGGCTCTACCTGGCCGACCCCACCGCCTGGACCTGACCGGCCACAGCCAGCCTCAACCACCACGCACGAACTTACAAAACGGACCACTAAGCGCCTACGCCGACGCCTGGCGCCGCTCGAGCTGGCGCCGCTTCCCGCGAGTGCTGCTGCTCGCCGGCTCAAGCTCACGCTTTCCCGCTGACGC
Above is a window of Actinomycetes bacterium DNA encoding:
- a CDS encoding IS630 family transposase is translated as MARGGGRSPFQTTLRASERRALKPSARRQAAPFREVVRARTVLDAAAGLSNALIARRLQVAPNTVVKWRKRFCTEGYAGLRDRKRPGRPRAFPAAVMACAKAVACELPATRGVPPGRWSLAELRLELLASGLVGEVSVATLRRWLVEDAIRPWQHRSWTSPRDPGFAAKAGVVLDLYQRRLDGEPLGAGEYVIPADEKPSVQARCRCHPTLPPGVARVLRVGHEDDRGGALAYLAAWDVGHARLFGRCEPTTGIEPFGRLVEQVMTTGPYASAERVFWVVDNGSSHRGQASVDRLQDAWRNLRLVHLPIHASWLNQVEIYFSVIQRNVLSPTTSVTSSRSSAASLASSDATSRPRSPSTGATPDPTSTGSSSDWTNTSSSPRPHDDHARTCIRQYLVSPGEPLAVLVPALAEPVCNLPGCTGRRRTWDVRGAEVAARRRRVTGSRPSGAAEQEGGYGHHRLDRSRVDRRGHRQSNLAGR